CAGGGACCTGCGCAATGCGGCCTCGCGCGGGGTTCACCGGTTCCGTCGGCCAGGTGCCGCACGCGGGCTGCGATCCGCGCGGCGACGGGCGGATGCGCCGGCTTTCGTCGGTCGGGGTGCGGATGTCCGTCCGCGTGCGGTCGCGCATCCGACCGTGAGCGCCCGGCGCCGTGGGTTCACGCGCGCGGCGCTCGGTGGAGGCCCTGCGCGATTGCGCGGACGATGCGATCCTGCACCGCCGGCCAGTCATCCTCGATCTGCCGGATGCCGATGCGGATCACGTGATAGCCCATGAGCTTGAGGCGCGCGTCGTGCGCGATGTCGGCCTCGCGCTGGGCTCCGACGTGGTGGCCGCCATCGATCTGAATCACGAGCCTGTCGCCGATCAGGATGTCGACGGGGCGGTCCAGCAGCACGACCTGCTGGAGGATCCGCTCCTTGAGCCACCGCAGACGGTCGACGACGATCGTCTCGCCTCCGGAATCCGACAACGTGCTCGCGGACGCCGCGATCTCGCGGGCACGGGGACCGAGCCGGAGCCGACGCATCGCCTCGAGATGGATCACCTTCTTCCGTGCCGCCGACTCCCAGATCGCGAGCGCGTGCTCGCGGGGCAGGCAGTTCGCCACGAGTGCGAGCACGTTCTCGACGGGGTCAATGAGCGCGTGGGGCTGCCTCGGAACCACGGGCTTTGACCAATGGACGATCGCGCGCTCCGCCTCGATCGGCGGTACGCGCGCGTTCGGTCGCGCCGCGACGTGGTGCACGGGAGCGTGCGGAACCCACAGACCGAGCCGCGCGGCCTGCGTGACGCAGGTGACGACGACGCCGGCACGCGCCGCGGTGACGAGCATCGGATCCGCGCGCGGCGTTGCCACCCAGCCGCGGCGGGGCCGCTGCAGAACACCGAGGCGCACGGCGCCGTCGATGTCATACCGGCTGAAACCGCGGCGAATCAGCGCCGACGTCGGCGTCACGTCGCCGAGCTCTCGGACCTCCGAGCTGATGTCCCTCATGCAGCCACCTTGCCGAAGCGGTCCGCCCGTGCGGGGCGGAACCCCGGTGGATGTGGATGGATGTCCGTCGCCGGTGGCCTGTGGACGGGCGACAGGGGACGAGGCGTGCCGCGACACGACATCACCCGGGCGGAGGATCTGCGCTGCTCGGAGGCGATCGGCATCCGGTCGGCCGAATTCGCGGGAATGCCGCCGCCCGAGTGCGAATCCGCTTCCGTGCGCGCGGGAGCTCCTTGCGTGCGAGCGGCCACGTGAGGTGGCACCCCGGGTGGACGCAGACCCGCGCCGGGGCGGAGGATTCCTGCCGTCGGAAGGCGTTTCGCGTTCCGGCGGCCGAATGTGCGCGGAATCAGCCGCCCGAGTGCGAATCCCCTTCCGAGCGCGCGGGAGCTCCTTGCGTGCGAGCGGCCACGTGAGGTGGCACCCCGGGTGGACGCAGACCCGCGCCGGGCGGAGGATTCCTGCCTTCGGGAGGCGTTTCGCGTTCCGGCGGCCGAATGTGCGCGGAATCAGCCGCCCGGGTGCGAATCCCCTTCCGAGCGCGCGGGAGCTCCTTCCGTGCGCGCGGGAGCTCCTTGCGTGCGCGCGGTCACGTGAGGGGAGCCGGGTGGCGGCAGACCCGCGCCGGGGCGGAGGATTCCTGCCTTCGGGAGGCGTTTCGCGTTCCGGCGGCCGAATGTGCGCGGAATCAGCCGCCCGGGTGCGAATCCCCGCCGCGGCGCGCGGGAGCTCCTTCCGTGCGCGCGGGAGCTCCTTGCGTGCGAGCGGCCACGTGAGGCGGCACCCCGGGCGGACACAGA
This genomic interval from Microbacterium sediminis contains the following:
- a CDS encoding endonuclease domain-containing protein, encoding MTPTSALIRRGFSRYDIDGAVRLGVLQRPRRGWVATPRADPMLVTAARAGVVVTCVTQAARLGLWVPHAPVHHVAARPNARVPPIEAERAIVHWSKPVVPRQPHALIDPVENVLALVANCLPREHALAIWESAARKKVIHLEAMRRLRLGPRAREIAASASTLSDSGGETIVVDRLRWLKERILQQVVLLDRPVDILIGDRLVIQIDGGHHVGAQREADIAHDARLKLMGYHVIRIGIRQIEDDWPAVQDRIVRAIAQGLHRAPRA